In Fusarium oxysporum f. sp. lycopersici 4287 chromosome 4, whole genome shotgun sequence, a genomic segment contains:
- a CDS encoding NADH dehydrogenase (ubiquinone) 1 alpha/beta subcomplex 1: MFRSAVLRSVRVAARPAMRSFAVAPRVATAAVPKIQSFQAVRFYSAGGALNKEEVEGRIMSLLKGFDKVNDVSNIGATAHFANDLGLDSLDTVEVVMAIEEEFSIEIPDKDADSIHSVQQAVEYILNQPDAN; encoded by the exons ATGTTCCGATCAGCAGTCCTCCGATCCGTCCGCGTCGCCGCCCGTCCCGCCATGCGCTCATTCGCCGTGGCGCCCCGCGTCGCTACCGCCGCCGTCCCCAAGATCCAGAGCTTCCAGGCCGTGCGGTTCTACAGCGCTGGCGGTGCGCTTAACAAGGAGGAGGTCGAGGGTCGAATtatgagcttgttgaaggGTTTTGACAAG GTCAACGATGTTTCCAAC ATCGGTGCCACCGCTCACTTCGCCAACGACCTCGGTCTTGACTCTCTCGACACCGTTGAGGTCGTCATGGCCATTGAGGAGGAATTCAGCATCGAGATCCCCGACAAGGACGCCGACTCCATCCACTCCG TCCAACAGGCTGTCGAGTACATCCTGAACCAGCCCGACGCCAACTAA